In one Haloplanus salinus genomic region, the following are encoded:
- a CDS encoding ABC transporter permease: MVDPRLSIARRELATLRSEKTIVLALLIQLFIAAFSSFLVVGLVSLYDPGSVEGYETTVGVTGDAADDLLRVVDEQPSMAGVAYDSQAAARTAFRNGEVSAVLLADRRAGRVFVTATVPDGSVRTTVIVVQLRDALSTFERTERERRSATLSTTPLDLPPRVGSTPYYGFSYTVLLPLLCFLPVFISGSMVVDSVTEEVDRGTLELLRVAPVSTVDIVDGKVWAAAALAPAQAGLWLALLDFNGTTVRHPLALLAVVGALALLVVTLGATIAVLAPDRRAAQFLYAVGVLVAFGGSTLLPYSPVNTVARLAVDSVGATYPPLVAGYVALGIAAYLLLRRAVPRIGLES; encoded by the coding sequence TTGGTTGATCCGCGACTATCCATCGCCCGGCGGGAGCTAGCGACGCTGCGGTCGGAGAAAACCATCGTCCTCGCCCTGCTCATCCAACTGTTCATCGCCGCCTTCTCCTCGTTTCTCGTCGTCGGCCTCGTCTCCCTGTACGATCCGGGGAGCGTCGAGGGCTACGAGACGACGGTAGGCGTCACCGGCGACGCCGCCGACGACCTGCTTCGCGTGGTCGACGAGCAGCCGTCGATGGCGGGGGTGGCCTACGATTCGCAGGCCGCAGCGCGCACGGCGTTCCGGAACGGCGAGGTGAGCGCCGTCCTCCTCGCGGACCGGCGCGCGGGGCGGGTGTTCGTGACGGCCACGGTACCCGACGGGTCGGTCCGGACGACGGTGATCGTCGTCCAGTTACGGGACGCGTTATCCACGTTCGAGCGGACGGAGCGGGAACGGCGGTCCGCGACCCTCTCGACGACGCCGCTCGACCTCCCGCCGCGGGTCGGGTCGACGCCCTACTACGGGTTCAGCTACACCGTTCTGTTGCCGCTTCTCTGCTTTCTCCCCGTCTTCATCAGCGGGTCGATGGTCGTCGACTCCGTGACCGAGGAGGTGGATCGGGGGACGCTGGAGCTCCTTCGAGTCGCCCCCGTCTCGACCGTCGACATCGTTGACGGCAAGGTGTGGGCGGCGGCGGCGCTCGCGCCCGCACAGGCCGGACTCTGGCTCGCGCTCCTCGATTTCAACGGGACGACCGTCCGTCATCCGCTCGCGCTCCTCGCGGTGGTGGGCGCACTCGCCCTGTTGGTGGTGACGCTGGGGGCGACCATCGCCGTACTCGCTCCCGACCGGCGCGCGGCACAGTTCCTCTACGCCGTGGGCGTGCTCGTCGCGTTCGGTGGGTCGACGCTGCTCCCGTACAGTCCGGTCAACACCGTCGCGCGCCTCGCCGTCGACAGCGTCGGCGCGACGTACCCTCCGCTCGTCGCCGGCTACGTCGCCCTCGGTATCGCCGCGTATCTCCTGCTCCGGCGGGCGGTGCCGCGGATCGGGTTGGAGAGCTGA
- a CDS encoding ABC transporter ATP-binding protein, translated as MSLHADLTATFTAEGAQSFRVDAEIEVERGESLVILGPSGSGKTLFLETVAGFHSHDGPVTLSGQRMDDTPPEKRDFGFVFQDYALFPHMTVRENVDFGSRYHDDTRDADALLTELGVGELVDRYPPTLSGGEQQRVALARALAVRPEVMLLDEPLAALDVPTRQSLRDDLADVLADATAVYVTHNRTTARALADRIAVMNDGQVVQSGTPEAVFHRPNSPMVARFTGSNVIDLEDAPSIRSVLDVPGDDVVALRPEAVGFGPEGDVRATVERVIREDATNRVTFAVDDVAIDAFADEAPAVGEEVWLTLSDDGAHVCRPPAASPV; from the coding sequence ATGAGCCTCCACGCCGACCTGACGGCGACGTTCACCGCCGAGGGGGCGCAGTCGTTCCGCGTCGACGCCGAAATCGAGGTCGAGCGCGGCGAGAGCCTCGTCATCCTCGGTCCGAGCGGGAGCGGGAAGACGCTCTTTCTCGAGACGGTCGCGGGCTTTCATTCCCACGACGGCCCGGTCACTCTCAGCGGGCAGCGGATGGACGACACGCCACCCGAGAAGCGCGATTTCGGATTCGTCTTTCAGGACTACGCGCTCTTTCCACACATGACCGTCCGGGAGAACGTCGACTTCGGCAGCCGCTATCACGACGACACCCGCGACGCCGACGCCTTGTTGACGGAGCTCGGCGTGGGGGAACTCGTCGACCGCTACCCGCCGACCCTCTCCGGCGGCGAACAGCAACGGGTCGCGTTGGCGCGGGCGCTCGCGGTCCGTCCCGAGGTCATGCTCCTCGACGAACCGCTCGCGGCGCTCGACGTGCCGACCCGGCAGTCGCTCCGTGACGACCTCGCGGACGTACTGGCGGACGCGACGGCGGTGTACGTGACCCACAACCGGACCACCGCCCGCGCCCTCGCCGACCGTATCGCCGTGATGAACGACGGGCAGGTCGTCCAGAGCGGCACGCCCGAAGCGGTGTTCCACCGTCCGAACTCCCCGATGGTCGCCCGATTCACCGGGTCGAACGTGATCGACCTCGAGGACGCGCCCTCGATCCGCTCGGTGCTCGACGTGCCGGGAGACGACGTGGTGGCCCTCCGTCCCGAGGCGGTCGGATTCGGCCCGGAGGGCGACGTTCGCGCCACGGTCGAACGGGTCATCCGCGAGGACGCCACCAACCGCGTAACGTTCGCCGTCGACGACGTCGCCATCGACGCGTTCGCCGACGAGGCACCGGCCGTGGGTGAGGAGGTGTGGCTGACGCTGTCCGACGACGGGGCGCACGTCTGCCGGCCGCCCGCGGCCTCGCCGGTCTGA
- a CDS encoding DUF5798 family protein produces the protein MGLGSTAKKLQQIADMAEDVYARLNQLREQVVETRKTVDETKARVDEMDHELAEQRAIVEALAEREGIDVDAITAEVHVVDAEAAATGDGDTPAADE, from the coding sequence ATGGGACTTGGAAGTACGGCGAAGAAGCTCCAGCAGATCGCCGACATGGCCGAGGACGTCTACGCCCGCCTGAACCAGCTCCGCGAGCAGGTCGTCGAGACGCGGAAGACGGTCGACGAGACGAAAGCGCGGGTCGACGAGATGGACCACGAACTGGCCGAACAGCGGGCCATCGTCGAGGCCCTCGCCGAACGCGAGGGGATCGACGTCGACGCCATCACCGCCGAGGTACACGTCGTCGACGCCGAGGCGGCCGCGACCGGGGACGGGGACACACCGGCGGCCGACGAGTGA
- a CDS encoding CoA-binding protein, with product MTDATEADIRSLLDAETIAVVGCSGTSGKAAHDVPAYLQRHGYEIIPVNPHRDEVLGREAAASLADVAERVDLVDVFRPSEEVSGIVDAVIERVERRADVWGLWLQLGIRDDTAVERARDAGVTAVQDRCLKVEHGRLRG from the coding sequence ATGACCGACGCTACCGAGGCCGACATCCGGTCCCTACTCGACGCCGAAACCATCGCCGTCGTCGGCTGTTCGGGCACGTCCGGGAAGGCCGCCCACGACGTGCCCGCGTATCTCCAGCGCCACGGCTACGAGATCATCCCGGTCAATCCACACCGCGACGAGGTACTGGGCCGCGAGGCCGCCGCCAGCCTCGCGGACGTGGCCGAGCGCGTCGATCTGGTGGACGTGTTCCGGCCGAGCGAGGAAGTAAGCGGTATCGTCGACGCGGTGATCGAGCGGGTCGAACGGCGGGCGGACGTGTGGGGGCTCTGGCTTCAGTTGGGAATCCGTGACGATACGGCGGTCGAACGCGCCCGTGATGCCGGTGTCACCGCGGTTCAGGATCGGTGTCTCAAGGTCGAACACGGCCGACTGCGCGGGTGA
- a CDS encoding 50S ribosomal protein L21e: MPSSNGPLKGTRGKLSNDPRERGASPPQRAIQEYDIGQKVHLKIDPSVSEGRFHPRFNGHTGTVVGTQGRAFKVEINDGGKDKTLITRPAHLTAQQ, translated from the coding sequence ATGCCGAGTTCGAACGGTCCGCTGAAGGGGACGCGCGGCAAGCTCTCGAACGACCCTCGTGAGCGCGGCGCCTCCCCGCCCCAGCGCGCGATCCAGGAGTACGACATCGGTCAGAAAGTCCACCTCAAGATCGACCCCAGCGTCTCCGAGGGTCGATTCCACCCGCGATTCAACGGCCACACCGGCACCGTCGTCGGGACGCAGGGCCGCGCGTTCAAAGTCGAGATCAACGACGGCGGCAAGGACAAGACGCTCATCACGCGTCCGGCGCACCTCACGGCCCAGCAGTAG
- a CDS encoding 50S ribosomal protein L10 — translation MSESERIRRTETIPQWKQEEVDELVDFIESYASVGIVGVAGIPSRQLQNMRRDLHGSAEVRMSRNTLTRRALEDVGDGLGGLTEFVSGQVALIGTNDNPFGLYQQLEASKTPAPINAGEVAPNDIVIPEGDTGIDPGPFVGELQQVGAEARIMDGSIKVTADSTVLETGEEVSDELANVLGELGIEPKEVGLDLRSVYSEGILFEPDELAIDVDEYRADVQSAAAAARNLSVNAAYPTARTAGTLLAKAVGEAKSVGLFAAIEDPELVPDLVAKADGQVRALAAQIDDDEALPEELRGVEAPAATEAADDESSDEDDEADTADEDADADADTDTDDDDDDGDDGAEGLGAMFG, via the coding sequence ATGAGCGAGAGCGAGCGCATCCGTCGGACCGAGACGATTCCGCAGTGGAAACAGGAGGAGGTCGACGAACTCGTCGACTTCATCGAGTCCTACGCGAGCGTCGGGATCGTCGGCGTCGCCGGGATCCCGAGCCGACAGCTCCAGAACATGCGCCGTGACCTCCACGGCAGCGCCGAGGTGCGGATGAGCCGCAACACGCTCACTCGCCGCGCGCTGGAGGACGTCGGCGACGGCCTCGGAGGGCTTACCGAGTTCGTCTCCGGACAGGTCGCGCTCATCGGGACCAACGACAACCCGTTCGGGCTCTACCAGCAACTCGAGGCGTCGAAGACGCCAGCGCCGATCAACGCGGGCGAAGTCGCCCCCAACGACATCGTGATCCCCGAGGGCGACACCGGTATCGACCCCGGCCCGTTCGTTGGCGAGCTCCAGCAGGTGGGCGCGGAAGCCCGCATCATGGACGGGTCGATCAAGGTGACCGCGGACTCGACGGTGCTCGAAACCGGCGAGGAGGTCAGCGACGAACTCGCGAACGTGCTCGGCGAACTCGGCATCGAGCCGAAGGAAGTCGGCCTCGACCTGCGCTCGGTCTACTCCGAGGGCATCCTGTTCGAGCCCGACGAACTCGCCATCGACGTCGACGAGTACCGCGCCGACGTGCAGTCGGCCGCGGCGGCCGCGCGCAACCTCTCTGTCAACGCGGCCTACCCGACGGCTCGCACCGCGGGCACGCTCTTGGCTAAAGCGGTCGGCGAAGCCAAGTCGGTCGGCCTCTTCGCCGCCATCGAGGACCCCGAACTCGTGCCGGACCTCGTGGCCAAGGCCGACGGGCAGGTCCGCGCGCTCGCGGCCCAAATCGACGACGACGAGGCGCTTCCGGAGGAACTGCGCGGCGTGGAAGCGCCCGCGGCCACCGAAGCGGCGGACGACGAATCGAGCGACGAAGACGACGAGGCGGACACCGCCGACGAGGACGCGGACGCCGACGCCGACACCGACACCGACGACGACGACGACGACGGTGACGACGGCGCCGAGGGCCTCGGGGCGATGTTCGGTTAA
- a CDS encoding elongation factor 1-beta — MGKVAAKMKVMPQSPEIDLDDLQDRLEASLPEGAKINGFERDEVAFGLVALLPTVIVPDDAGGTEAVEESFSGVDGVESVAVENVGRI, encoded by the coding sequence ATGGGCAAGGTGGCCGCCAAGATGAAGGTCATGCCGCAGAGCCCCGAAATCGACCTCGACGACCTGCAGGACAGGCTCGAAGCGTCGCTCCCCGAGGGCGCGAAGATCAACGGGTTCGAGCGCGACGAAGTCGCGTTCGGCCTCGTGGCGCTCCTGCCGACGGTCATCGTCCCCGACGACGCGGGCGGCACCGAGGCTGTCGAGGAGTCGTTCAGCGGCGTCGACGGCGTCGAGAGCGTCGCCGTCGAGAACGTCGGTCGCATCTAA
- a CDS encoding tripartite tricarboxylate transporter permease, with the protein MLPVPAGVPTVGLTTLGYALLGVALGTCSGLTPGLHANNFALLLASVVPVLPGPTVALGAAMLAAGVVHTFLDVVPALALGVPDPATAAVTLPGHRLVLDGRGREALRLSALGSGLAVVVALVVAVPVTRAVETVYPTLRRHLPVLLAAVGTFLVGTEPTWRRRFGAVATLGVAAGLGWLVLDLEPTGPVAAGGVLAPLFAGLFGAPVLIEALSGRGVPPQADPTVTLDRRTVLGTATAGAGAGALVGYLPGVSAAVGTVLVLPAVPGRSGARGFLVASSGASTANTVFALFALLALGTPRTGVMVAMERADTVASAGVLLGTVCLAAAVGFALVVSVGDAYLRTVGRLDYGRVCLATGGLLAGLAYLFAGSLGLAVFALAAVVGLLPPALGVRRVHLMAVLAPPIVL; encoded by the coding sequence ATGCTCCCCGTGCCGGCCGGCGTTCCGACCGTCGGTCTCACGACGCTCGGCTACGCCCTCCTCGGCGTCGCCCTCGGCACCTGTAGCGGGCTGACGCCCGGTCTCCACGCCAACAACTTCGCGCTCCTGCTGGCGTCGGTCGTGCCGGTACTGCCCGGCCCCACCGTCGCCCTCGGCGCCGCGATGCTCGCTGCGGGCGTCGTCCACACCTTCCTCGACGTGGTGCCGGCGCTCGCGCTAGGCGTACCCGACCCGGCGACGGCGGCGGTCACCCTGCCCGGCCATCGGCTCGTCCTCGACGGTCGTGGCCGGGAGGCCCTCCGCCTGTCGGCGCTCGGGAGCGGCCTCGCCGTCGTCGTCGCCCTCGTCGTCGCGGTGCCCGTAACCCGCGCCGTCGAGACCGTCTATCCGACGCTCCGGCGCCACCTGCCGGTGTTGCTCGCGGCCGTCGGCACGTTCCTCGTCGGCACCGAACCCACCTGGCGGCGGCGATTCGGCGCCGTCGCGACCCTCGGCGTCGCCGCGGGGCTGGGGTGGCTCGTCCTCGATCTGGAGCCGACGGGACCGGTCGCAGCGGGCGGCGTCCTCGCGCCGCTTTTCGCCGGCCTGTTCGGTGCGCCGGTGCTGATCGAGGCGCTCTCGGGCCGTGGCGTCCCGCCACAGGCCGACCCGACGGTGACGCTCGACCGGCGGACGGTCCTCGGGACGGCGACGGCCGGCGCCGGGGCGGGGGCGCTCGTCGGTTACCTTCCCGGCGTCTCCGCCGCCGTCGGAACGGTGCTCGTCCTCCCCGCCGTTCCAGGGCGGTCGGGTGCGCGTGGCTTCCTCGTCGCCTCCAGCGGCGCCAGCACGGCGAACACCGTGTTCGCCCTCTTTGCCCTCCTCGCCCTCGGCACCCCCCGAACCGGCGTGATGGTCGCGATGGAGCGGGCCGACACCGTCGCGTCGGCGGGCGTCCTGCTCGGAACCGTCTGTCTCGCGGCGGCCGTCGGCTTCGCGCTCGTCGTCTCCGTCGGCGACGCGTACCTTCGGACGGTCGGCCGCCTCGACTACGGGCGAGTGTGTCTCGCCACGGGTGGCTTGCTCGCCGGCCTCGCTTACCTGTTCGCCGGGAGTCTCGGCCTCGCCGTCTTCGCGCTCGCGGCCGTCGTCGGCCTCCTGCCACCCGCCCTCGGCGTGCGTCGGGTCCACCTGATGGCCGTGCTCGCTCCGCCCATCGTGTTGTAG
- a CDS encoding sensor histidine kinase, translating into MESLRAAYLCAFTAAAVACFAGLHRLQRLTDPDTRRGLAGLLTLTGVWSASHVGRLLPLAPDVQAWFYLVGLVVGLGTVGAWLYFCSAYTGRRYHRQPSIRRSALALYLVIVGLKLTNPLHHWYFTTSTTAVPFPHAVIDLGTVHWVVTALSYALSAVGFYLLYEVLSESKLNVTALGTLVGATGLPVVFYVLSFGTTGLLTLHYEPLGVAVFAIGTLYVVDDDFVAVPPFWRTQVIDAIGEVIILLDDESRIRDVNRRATDRFPALADAVGARLSTVRPDLADAVATGEDVVEVDAENGDSRRYYFLNTSPLVSGTAEVGRALICTDVTRVERQRRKLKRQNEQFDDLAAAITHEFRNTLTVAGGYFQAVADGHARDESSAVEACRRVERAHARMERIVTDLSMLARHGGAVERMHECDLQGTVEGAVGTVEPEGVSVTVDGDATILADRSRLGRLFAKAVEFADLYGDDAMVVRAERERLTLTVEGEPLSEGSIDRAFEYAAPVPSAETGTVFPTMRIIAQAHGWTVDLDATYRDGVRIVLGAVDMEAGARAAGGDDEVSS; encoded by the coding sequence ATGGAGTCGCTCCGCGCCGCCTATCTGTGTGCCTTCACTGCCGCCGCAGTCGCTTGCTTTGCCGGTCTCCATCGGCTCCAGCGTCTCACCGATCCCGACACCCGTCGCGGACTCGCCGGGTTGCTCACGCTCACCGGCGTGTGGTCGGCCAGCCACGTCGGCCGGCTCCTCCCGCTCGCACCGGACGTGCAGGCGTGGTTCTACCTCGTCGGGCTGGTCGTGGGGCTGGGGACCGTCGGGGCGTGGCTCTACTTCTGTTCGGCGTACACCGGCCGCAGATACCACCGCCAACCGTCGATCCGACGGAGCGCCCTCGCCCTCTATCTCGTCATCGTCGGCCTGAAGCTCACCAACCCGCTGCATCACTGGTACTTCACCACCTCCACGACCGCCGTCCCGTTTCCGCACGCGGTGATCGACCTCGGGACGGTACACTGGGTCGTCACGGCGCTCTCCTACGCGCTGTCGGCGGTCGGGTTCTACCTGCTCTACGAGGTGCTGAGCGAGTCGAAACTGAACGTGACCGCGCTCGGCACGCTGGTCGGGGCGACGGGTCTTCCGGTCGTCTTCTACGTCCTCAGCTTCGGCACGACTGGACTGCTCACGCTCCACTACGAGCCACTCGGCGTGGCCGTCTTCGCCATCGGCACGCTCTACGTCGTCGACGACGACTTCGTGGCGGTGCCGCCGTTCTGGCGAACGCAAGTCATCGACGCCATCGGCGAGGTGATCATCCTGCTCGACGACGAGTCGCGGATCAGGGACGTCAACCGGCGGGCGACCGATCGATTTCCGGCGCTCGCCGACGCCGTCGGGGCGCGGCTCTCGACGGTCCGCCCGGACTTGGCCGACGCGGTGGCGACCGGCGAAGACGTCGTCGAGGTCGACGCCGAGAACGGCGATTCGCGGCGGTACTACTTCCTGAACACCAGCCCGCTCGTCAGCGGGACCGCCGAGGTGGGACGCGCGCTCATCTGCACGGACGTGACGCGTGTCGAACGACAGCGACGGAAACTGAAACGGCAGAACGAGCAGTTCGACGACCTGGCCGCGGCCATCACACACGAGTTCCGGAACACGCTGACCGTCGCGGGCGGCTACTTCCAGGCCGTCGCCGACGGCCACGCTCGCGACGAATCGTCGGCGGTGGAGGCGTGCCGGCGTGTCGAACGGGCCCACGCGCGGATGGAGCGGATCGTCACCGACCTGTCGATGCTGGCCCGGCACGGAGGAGCCGTGGAGCGGATGCACGAGTGCGACCTGCAGGGGACCGTCGAGGGCGCGGTCGGCACGGTCGAGCCGGAGGGGGTGTCGGTCACCGTCGACGGGGACGCGACGATCCTGGCGGACCGGTCACGGCTGGGTCGGCTGTTCGCCAAGGCGGTCGAGTTCGCGGACCTGTACGGGGACGATGCGATGGTGGTTCGCGCCGAGCGCGAGCGGCTCACGCTCACGGTCGAAGGGGAACCGCTGTCCGAGGGGTCGATCGACCGCGCCTTCGAGTACGCGGCCCCCGTCCCCTCCGCGGAGACGGGGACGGTGTTTCCGACCATGCGGATCATCGCGCAGGCCCATGGCTGGACGGTCGACCTCGACGCGACTTACCGGGACGGCGTCCGAATCGTCCTCGGCGCCGTCGACATGGAGGCGGGCGCCCGTGCGGCCGGGGGCGACGACGAGGTGTCGTCGTAG
- a CDS encoding HVO_2753 family zinc finger protein, protein MSQTEGKQERQCVSCGINISGMSAAAFKCPDCGQQIYRCAKCRKQSNLYECPDCGFRGP, encoded by the coding sequence ATGAGCCAGACGGAAGGAAAACAGGAGCGCCAGTGCGTCTCCTGTGGGATCAACATCTCCGGAATGAGCGCCGCCGCGTTCAAATGTCCGGACTGCGGCCAGCAGATCTACCGCTGTGCGAAATGCCGCAAGCAGAGCAACCTCTACGAGTGTCCCGACTGCGGGTTCCGGGGGCCGTAA
- a CDS encoding response regulator, translating to MATAQPTVLLVDDERDVVDVYALAFAGDEYTVLKAYSGEEALDQVDSADVVLLDRRMPGLSGQDVLEEIRTRGLDVRVAMVTAVDPDFDIAEMDFDTYLTKPVDGDELRATVDELLTLSTYDEQIRERFAVAEKLAVLEAEKTERELAASDEYARLQDRAAELDAQSSETVDSMTAETFEKAMFDLDAGAGPEK from the coding sequence ATGGCAACAGCGCAGCCGACCGTGCTTCTCGTTGACGACGAACGGGACGTCGTCGACGTCTACGCGCTCGCGTTCGCTGGCGACGAGTACACCGTACTGAAGGCATACAGCGGCGAGGAGGCACTCGATCAGGTCGACAGCGCCGACGTCGTCTTGCTCGACCGCCGGATGCCGGGGCTCTCCGGCCAAGACGTCCTCGAAGAGATCAGGACCCGCGGGCTGGACGTTCGGGTGGCGATGGTGACGGCCGTCGATCCCGACTTCGACATCGCCGAGATGGACTTCGACACGTATCTCACCAAACCGGTAGACGGCGACGAACTCCGCGCAACCGTCGACGAACTCCTCACGCTCTCGACGTACGACGAACAGATCCGTGAGCGGTTCGCCGTCGCGGAGAAACTGGCGGTGCTGGAGGCCGAGAAGACCGAGCGCGAACTGGCGGCCAGCGACGAGTACGCGCGATTACAGGACCGGGCGGCGGAACTCGACGCTCAGTCCTCGGAGACGGTCGACTCGATGACGGCGGAGACGTTCGAGAAGGCGATGTTCGACCTCGACGCCGGAGCCGGTCCCGAGAAGTGA
- a CDS encoding 50S ribosomal protein L1 — MADTIEEAVDRALDEAPPRNFRETVDLAVNLRDLDLNDPSNRVDESVVLPAGTGQETRIVVFATGETALRAEEVADDVLSPDELEDLGDDDDAAKDLADETDFFVAEAPMMQDIGRYLGTVLGPRGKMPTPLQPDDDVVETVNRMKNTVQLRSRDRRTFHTRVGAEDMSAEDIADNIDVIVRRLEAALEKGPLNIDSIYVKTTMGPSVEVEA; from the coding sequence ATGGCAGATACAATAGAGGAAGCAGTCGATCGCGCACTCGACGAGGCCCCGCCGCGGAACTTCCGCGAGACGGTCGACCTCGCCGTGAATCTGCGCGACTTAGATCTCAACGACCCGTCGAATCGCGTCGACGAGAGCGTCGTCCTGCCGGCCGGCACCGGCCAGGAGACGCGGATCGTCGTCTTTGCAACCGGTGAGACCGCACTCCGAGCCGAGGAGGTGGCGGACGACGTCCTCAGCCCCGACGAACTCGAAGATCTCGGGGACGACGACGACGCCGCGAAGGACCTCGCCGACGAAACCGACTTCTTCGTCGCCGAAGCGCCCATGATGCAGGACATCGGCCGGTACTTGGGGACCGTCCTCGGGCCGCGCGGCAAGATGCCGACGCCGCTCCAGCCCGACGACGACGTCGTCGAGACGGTCAACCGCATGAAGAACACGGTTCAGCTTCGGAGCCGTGATCGGCGAACGTTCCACACGCGCGTCGGCGCGGAGGACATGTCCGCCGAGGACATCGCCGACAACATCGACGTGATCGTCCGTCGTCTCGAGGCGGCCCTCGAGAAGGGACCGCTCAACATCGACTCTATCTACGTCAAGACGACCATGGGACCGTCCGTGGAGGTAGAGGCATGA
- a CDS encoding RAD55 family ATPase yields MYDLGPPLDVTVEPGSNLLLSGPALTGKERLAFDILATGVRNGEGAIVVSNTDGAKRVFEKLDERIDYADRPVAVVDCVTRQQGVSEARDEAQVRYTSSPVDMTGVGIKFSELLEEFYERQAIERNRVFLDSLSTLLMYSDLQTVFRFLHVFTGRVQSVDGLGLYAIDSTAHDDKTMNTLKQLFDGVIETHEDGEPTANLPDR; encoded by the coding sequence ATGTATGATCTTGGTCCCCCGCTGGACGTCACGGTCGAGCCGGGATCGAACCTGCTTCTCTCGGGACCGGCGCTCACCGGAAAGGAACGGCTCGCGTTCGATATCCTTGCCACGGGGGTTCGAAACGGCGAAGGGGCGATCGTCGTCAGCAACACCGACGGCGCCAAACGCGTGTTCGAGAAACTGGACGAGCGGATCGACTACGCCGACCGGCCCGTCGCCGTCGTCGACTGCGTCACCCGACAACAGGGCGTCAGCGAGGCTCGCGACGAGGCGCAGGTCCGCTACACGTCCTCGCCGGTCGACATGACCGGGGTCGGAATCAAGTTCTCCGAACTGCTGGAGGAGTTCTACGAGCGACAGGCCATCGAGCGCAACCGCGTCTTTCTGGACTCGCTGTCGACGCTCCTGATGTATTCGGATCTCCAGACCGTCTTCCGCTTCCTGCACGTCTTCACCGGGCGGGTCCAGAGCGTCGACGGCCTCGGACTCTACGCCATCGACTCCACCGCCCACGACGACAAGACGATGAACACCCTCAAGCAACTGTTCGACGGCGTCATCGAGACCCACGAGGACGGCGAACCCACCGCGAACCTCCCCGACCGCTGA
- the rpl12p gene encoding 50S ribosomal protein P1 produces MEYVYAALMLNETGEEINEDNVTAVLEAAGVDVEQSRVKALVAALEDVDIEEAIDTAAAAPAAGGAAGGAADDDDDDEGDEAADEAEEEEAAEEEEDEDEEASGEGLGELFG; encoded by the coding sequence ATGGAATACGTTTACGCAGCACTCATGCTGAACGAGACCGGCGAAGAGATCAACGAAGACAACGTGACCGCGGTCCTCGAAGCCGCCGGCGTCGACGTGGAGCAGTCCCGCGTCAAAGCGCTGGTCGCCGCCCTCGAGGACGTCGACATCGAGGAGGCCATCGACACGGCCGCCGCCGCGCCCGCTGCGGGTGGCGCTGCCGGCGGTGCGGCCGACGACGACGACGACGACGAGGGCGACGAGGCCGCCGACGAGGCCGAGGAGGAGGAAGCCGCCGAAGAGGAAGAGGACGAGGACGAAGAGGCCAGCGGCGAGGGCCTCGGCGAACTCTTCGGGTAG
- a CDS encoding RNA polymerase Rpb4 family protein: protein MTIFKEKLDDEYVTVSEVKELLAEVEAERAADVDREMRYELARAIEHVNTFAVLGADESRELAEELLELEQVDEAAAFKIADLLPQDRDELRSVFAHGRYSLDGDELDEVLNVVARYA from the coding sequence ATGACCATATTCAAAGAGAAGCTCGACGACGAGTACGTCACCGTCTCCGAGGTCAAGGAACTCCTCGCCGAGGTCGAAGCCGAGCGGGCCGCCGACGTGGACCGCGAGATGCGTTACGAACTCGCCCGCGCCATCGAACACGTCAACACGTTCGCCGTCCTCGGCGCCGACGAGTCGCGCGAACTCGCCGAGGAACTGCTCGAACTCGAGCAAGTCGACGAGGCGGCCGCGTTCAAAATCGCCGACCTGCTCCCACAGGACCGTGACGAACTTCGGTCGGTGTTCGCCCACGGCCGCTACTCGCTCGACGGCGACGAACTCGACGAGGTTCTGAACGTCGTCGCGAGGTACGCCTGA